The DNA sequence AAGATGGCCGAGGCGGCTGGGTTGGATTTCATCATGCCACCTTGCTGGGAGAGTTTGATGGCTACCCGATGTGGAACTGGTTCTCCGATTTTATGGGCGGAATTCGCTTCGAAAATTACATTGCTGCAACAGCTTCCGGGAAAGTAAATGTTGAAGATGCCAATCATCCTGTCATGAAAGACGTTTCAGCATCTTTTGTTCTTCCTGATGACGAATGGTACACTTTCAATAAGAATCCGCGCCCCAATGTGCATGTGCTGGCCAATGTCGATGAATCGAGTTATCAACCAGCTTCCGATATTAAAATGGGCGATCATCCGGCTATTTGGGTGAACGAAAAAATGAAGGCTCACAATGTTTATTTTCTGATGGGTCACCATGCCAACCTGTTTAAATCCACCGATTTCAAAACCATGTTCGGGAATGCTATTCTTTGGGCTGCAGGTAAATAATGAACCAATAACCAATAAATCATATTATGAATCGAATGAAAATACTGTTTAAAGGCGTTATGCTTATCCTCTTAAGCCTTCTGTTTTGCCTGAACTTGCAGGCACAGTTTCCGCGATTTAAAGTGCTTGCATTTTATAGCAAACAGGTTGAACGAGATCATGTTCTGTTCGCAAACGATGCAATCCGGTTTTTTAAGGATCTGACCAGTGGCGGTGGCTTTGTGTTCGATACCACCAGCACGATGTCCGATTTAAATGATGTCAAACTGAAAAATTATCAACTGGTCATGATGATTAACGATTTTCCGCAGAATACGGAGCAGCGTGAATCTTTCCGGAGATACATGGAAAACGGTGGTGGCTGGTTTGGTTTTCATGTGGCTGCATACAACGATCACGATACCAATTGGCCATGGGAACTCGATTTTCTGGGTGGTGGTGTTTTTTACCGCAATAATTGGCCGCCCATGCCTGCCAAATTGGTGGTCGACGATCCAAAGCATGAAATTACCAAAGGATTGCCTGCTTCATTTATTGCACCCATCAACGAATGGTATCAGTGGGAACCGAGTCCACGCGAGCGAAAAAACATCAAAGTTCTGGTTTCACTTTCTCCAGATAATTATCCGTTTGGCCTGAAAGATATTGTTCCTGATGGCGACTTTCCGGTGGTTTGGACGAATACGGATTACCGTATGATTTATCTGAATATGGGCCATGGATCACAGATTTTTACTGATGCAACACAAAATAAGCTTATCATCGATGCTTTTCGGTGGGTAATTGTCACCGATAAAAAGGGAAATATATTTGATAATTAATAAGTTTGTGGTATTATCATTTTTCATCCGACTGGCATAAATAGTGAAAAATAGAAACGGAGAGTTGAATAATTTTCAACTCTCCGTTTTCAATTTTACTATTTTTGGGTGATGAAAACAGCAAGCAGAATTATTTGTAATGGATTACAAACTCGTCAGTCGATTTCCTGACTTTTTTCATTTTCTCTAACCAGTCGTTTTCAGCATCGCGGTAACCCAACGGCAATAACAAAACACTTCTTAGCCCTTTCGACCGGAGATCGAGCAATTCGTCGAGCATATTTGGATTGAAACCTTCCATAGGGGTGCTGTCAACTTTCAGCTCTGCAGCCTGAGCAATTGCCATTCCAAATCCAATGTATGCCTGCCTTGCAGTATGTACAAAATTTTCATCGCTGGTTTGACTCAGATACAGCGATTTTAACCGATCAGTGTATGAGCCAAATCTTCCGCGAGGTAATTCTCTTTCATCGGTAATAAAGTCATACTGCCCGTCAATTCTTTCAGTGGTATATTTATCCCAGGCAACAAATACCAAGAGGTGCGAACAATCAGCAACAATTTGCTGATCCCTTGCAATCGGAACTATTTTGTCCTTTAATTCCTGATTGGTAATTACGATTACCCGAAACTGTTGCAATCCTGAAGAAGTTGGCGCCAGTCGTGCGGCTTCAATAATTTTGTCTACATCTTCCTGAGCTACTTTTTTCGTAGGATCATACTTTTTGGTGGCGTATCGCCATTTTAAATCATCTAATAATGCCATAATTTTCTGTTTTTCTGTTTTCTATTGTGGTTCTACTGATGGCGTGATTCCAAAATCATTATGCCAGTAGATTAACCCATTTTTTAGTTTCTTTTATCTGTATTCCTGATACCAGCATTTACTGAGCAGGTGACTTCAAGTCACCTGCTCAGTAGTTTATATAGAACGAATATTGTTTTAGCTTTCCCTTTTCCCGTGCAGCAGCAAATTCACTGCATCGGCAAGCGAACCGGCCGGAACCACTTCTCCGGAGTTGACGAAGAAAATTTCATCGGCATTTTCAATGGTATTCAGGCGGTGGGCAATAATAACACGGGTTGTAGTAGCAGGCAATTTCTGAAGAATATTTTCGAGTAATTGTTCGGTAATGGTATCGATGTTGGCGGTAGCCTCGTCGAGAATAAGCAGTTCGGGTTTACGCAGCACCGAGCGCATAAAAGCAATCAATTGCTTTTGCCCAAGACTTATGCCATCGCCGGTTGTCTGAACTTTCGAATCCAATCCTGAATCAAACCGGCTCAGCAAACTTTCAAGTCCCGATTCTTTAATCACGGCAGCCAATTCATCGTTCGAAAGGTTTTTATATTCCGGATTTCCGTAGAGAATGTTGTCGCGCACTGTTCCGGTAAATAAAAATGGTTCCTGAAGAATAAACCCAATTTTGTTGGTTCGTTCTTCGGGGTGGTAGCTGCGAATGTCTTTTCCGTCGAGC is a window from the Aquipluma nitroreducens genome containing:
- a CDS encoding ThuA domain-containing protein, translated to MKNQIFKLLAIPGLILLLLSGGSDLFAKSTQFKVLVLTERGGQHEGFVVAALDWLKTYSAEKNFEITVINHANEINETMLANYKVFIQLNYPPYTWSKEAEAAFIKYIEDGRGGWVGFHHATLLGEFDGYPMWNWFSDFMGGIRFENYIAATASGKVNVEDANHPVMKDVSASFVLPDDEWYTFNKNPRPNVHVLANVDESSYQPASDIKMGDHPAIWVNEKMKAHNVYFLMGHHANLFKSTDFKTMFGNAILWAAGK
- a CDS encoding ThuA domain-containing protein, with amino-acid sequence MKILFKGVMLILLSLLFCLNLQAQFPRFKVLAFYSKQVERDHVLFANDAIRFFKDLTSGGGFVFDTTSTMSDLNDVKLKNYQLVMMINDFPQNTEQRESFRRYMENGGGWFGFHVAAYNDHDTNWPWELDFLGGGVFYRNNWPPMPAKLVVDDPKHEITKGLPASFIAPINEWYQWEPSPRERKNIKVLVSLSPDNYPFGLKDIVPDGDFPVVWTNTDYRMIYLNMGHGSQIFTDATQNKLIIDAFRWVIVTDKKGNIFDN
- a CDS encoding NAD(P)H-dependent oxidoreductase; translation: MALLDDLKWRYATKKYDPTKKVAQEDVDKIIEAARLAPTSSGLQQFRVIVITNQELKDKIVPIARDQQIVADCSHLLVFVAWDKYTTERIDGQYDFITDERELPRGRFGSYTDRLKSLYLSQTSDENFVHTARQAYIGFGMAIAQAAELKVDSTPMEGFNPNMLDELLDLRSKGLRSVLLLPLGYRDAENDWLEKMKKVRKSTDEFVIHYK